The bacterium region CTCAGCCTAGGTACAGCGCGAGCATCTGGTCGCGGTTGACCAGGATCGAGGGCTGAGTCCAGCTCCGACCGGTGACGCCGAGAACGGTCACGGTGACGTCGACCATGGGGAAGAAATGCGCCTTCAGCAGGATCTCGTTGTGCATGCTGGGCTCGGTCGCCTTGGGGAACTCCGCGGCGCCGGTGACCATGAAAGCGCCGGCTTGGAACATCACGTAGCGCCGGACCATCTCCATCACCTGGTCGGGTGGCGGAGGCTCGGGCTCGATGGTCCGGATGCCGCCGATCATGTCCTTGCTGAACAGGCCTTCCGGCACGCCGTTCAGCGCCACCGCGCCGGGCAGCAGGGGCTCCGCGCTCACGTTCCGGAGGTGGAACAGGGGCTCGGGGTCGTTGATGGTCTCGCGCAGGCGACCGCGGATCTGAATCTCGGCGGTCAGGCGCTGATACGCGGTCAGGACGTCGACCTTGCTCCAGGCGAGGCTGGGGTTGATCGCGCTCATGGTCTGCGGCGGCATCTCCGGGGAGGATAACTCGCCGGGCACGAACCCCGCCCCCTTTAGACGTGAGAATTGCGTCATGGAATTGCAGCTGGCGCGGCAGCGGATCAGTCAACGAGCGGACCTCAACGCTTTCATCTCCATCTCGGCCGAGGAGGGCGGCGGGCCGGTGGTGGCCGTCAAGGACCTGGTCGACGTCGCGGGCATGGTCACGACGGCGGGTGGAGTCATCCTTCCCGACAGGGCCGCCGACCGGGACGCCCCGGTGGTGCGGCGCATCAGGCGCGAGGGCTGCGTGGTCGTGGGCAAGACCAACCTGCACGAGTTCGCTCTCGGGGTGACGGGCGTGAACCCGCATCACGGGACGGTCCGCAACCCGCATGATCCGAGCCGGGTCGCCGGCGGATCGTCGGGGGGGTCGGCTGCCGCCGTGGCGGCGGGCATGTGCGACTGGGCGATCGGAAGCGATACCGGGGGCTCCATCCGCATCCCCGCGTCGCTTTGCGGCGTCGTCGGCTTCAAGCCGGCGTTCGGCAGCATCGACATCGCGGGCGTGATCCCGCTCAGCCAATCACTGGACACCCTGGGCCCGATGGCGCCTGACCTCGGCGGCGCAGCGCGTGCCTTTGCCATGATGTCCGGCGAGGCGGTGACGGCCGACCGCCTGCAGAGACCGCGACTCGCCGTCCCGGCGGGCTGGGTCTCGGGCCTGGACGAGCCGACCGACGACGCGTGGCGGCGGGTTGCCGCAGGCGTGCCCGAGATCGAGTTCGTCGATCGCGACCTGCTCTTCCGCACCGGCCTCACCATCTTGCTGGTGGAGGCGGCGACCTATCACCGGCGCTGGGTGGGCGAGTGCCCTGAGAAGTACGGCGCTGACGTGCTGGGCCACCTCCAGCGTGGCCTCGGGCTGCTGGCCGTCGACTACGAGGAGGCCCGCCTCGAGCGGCCGCGGCTGCGCGAAGCGGCGATGCGGGCGATGGATGGGATCGACGCCCTCCTCGTCCCCGCCACGGCGATCGTGGCCCCGCCAGTCGACGCCGGGAACGAGGTCCGCGAGCCCCTGTCGCGATTCACGCGGCCGTTCAACACGACGGGGCAACCGGTGGTGGCCCTGCCGGCTCCGGTGGATGGACTCCCGGTCGGCATCCAGGTGGTGGGACGCACGAACGTGGATACGTTGCGAGCCGCGATGTGGCTGGAGCGGGAGTGGCGGAACACCGAAGCGTGAGCCGCAGGCGCCAGGAATAAGAAAGCCGGCCGCTGATGGCGACCGGCGCGGAGAGCTGTGGCTACGCGAGCTTGATTCGGTTCGCGCGCGGGCCCTTCTGGCTCGGCTCGATCTCAAAGCTGACGCGCTCGCCGCCCGCCAGCGAATCGAAGTTCACGCTCGAGTCAAGGCCGGTCCGGTGGAAGAAGTACTCCCGCCCGTCCTCGGCCGCGATAAACCCGAACCCGCGGTCCGAAACCAGCTTCTTGATGGTGCCAGTCGGCATCTCGAAACTCCTCTTCTCGAAAGTAAATTCGCGAACGCACGGGTCCTTTCGAGAAGATCGACGACCGCGGCGAACATCGCTCGACACCCGGCGACCGGCTTACCTTACCACCCTCATCCGGCAAGTCAAATCGGCTCAAACGGCGAGCAGAAAGACGCCCACCAGGGTGGCCAGCGCGCCTGTCAGCTTCAGGGCGGCGGCCCGGCTTTCCCCCAACCTCCAGACCCCCCAGACGGCGACCGCCACGATCGCTGTTTCCCGCACCGGGGCAACCACGGACAAGGGAGCGAAGCTGAGTGCCCAGAGCACCAGGAAATAGCCACCCCACATGAAGACCCCGATCACCAAGGACCCCGGCCAGGCCGGCGGAGGCGGCTCGAGTGAACGGTGGTCCTCGAGGCCATTCCGGCGGCCCGCGTCAAGCTTCGAGGCGATCCAGCTCGAGCCGATCAGACCGGCGGTGATGAGCACCACCAGCAGCCAGCCGTAGAGCCACGGCGTCGACAGGCGCACTCCGACCCGATCGACCGCCGTGTAGGCGGCGATGGCGACGCCAGTCAGCAGGGCCGGCAGCGTGGCCCGGCCGCTGGTCTGCGGCAGCGTGACCGCGAGGATCCCCAGCAGGCACAGGCCCACCCCCGCGAGCTGCACGGGCGCCAGCCTCTCCCCGAGCAGTCCGAGCCCGGCGGCGACGGCGAGCAGCGGCGCGGAGCCGCGGGCGATCGGATACACGACCGACAGCTCGCCGCGGCGGTAGGCGGCCGACAGCAGCCAGAGATAGGCGACCTCGAGGCTCGCGGACAGAGCGCACAGCCCCGCCGCCGGCGCGGTGAACCCGGGGCGTCCGCCGATGAACCAGGCCGCCGCGACAGGCGGGGTGATGACCAGAACCGCGGCATAGCTGGCGCGCCGGAACGTGGCCATCGGGTTGCCGCTGACCTTGACGAGCACGTTCCACGCCCCGTGCACGGCGGCGGCGCACAAGGCGAGCGCGATGGCGGCCGCGATCAGCTCGGCAACCTCAGCCGGCCGGCCGGCGAGGACGCGCCAGCAACCGGCCGAGAAGCCTGTACACCTCAGGGTTGACGACGAGGCCGTTGTGACTGCCCCAAACGGAGATCGCCGGGATGTCCGGGCGGAGGCAGGAGCGGAAGTTGACCACGTCGTCCGATCGCGTGTAGATCGAGGTCGTGGGTACGACCGGGGCAAGCTCGAGGTCGTGCTCGAAGCGGCCTTCGGCCCTCAGGCGCCGGCCGTAGCCGATCTCGTTCGCGGTTTTGACCACGCCCACGGCGGCCCGGGTGATGAGCGCCAGGTCGGTGAAATCGGCCAGCGGAGAACCGAGCGCGATCACCTGCTCGACACTCTGGGGCCGTCGCTGCGACAGGACCTTGGCGAGGAGCCCGCCACGGCTGTGCCCGACCACGCTGACGCGCCGCCCGCTCTGGCGCTCGATCTCGGCCAGCCGGTGCCTCAGGCCGGCCAGCATCCGCTCCGAGTGGTGGACGTTGAAGAGGATGCCCGAGAGGTGGGGGCTGTAACCGATCCGGCCGAGCCAGCCGTGGAGGACGCGCAACGACCAGTCGCCGGAGAGGAAGCCGGGCACCAGCAGCACCGGCCGGCCGTCCCCACGCGGCACGCCCCGGCCACGAAAGACGGGGTCGCGCAGCAGGGCCGTGAGCTCGCGGAGGGCGAGCGGGTCCCAGAGCTTCACAGGCAGCGATGGTAGGTTGTGCGGCCGCCCGGCCGGAGCACGCCGTTAAGGCCGTGGCGCCCCGGCCTCGGTCGAGTTCACACTGGCGCGGTGGCCTGTGACCCCTGAGCAAGTCCTGAACGACGTCTTCCACCTGGAATCGTTCCGACCCGGGCAGGCCGAGGTGGTGGCGGCCCAGATGAGCGGCCGCGACGTGCTCGCCGTCGCGCCGACCGGCTCGGGCAAGAGCCTGAGCTACTGGGTACCGGCAATCCTGGGGGACGGGCTCACGGTCGTGGTCTCGCCCCTGATCGCGCTCATGAAGGACCAGGTGGATCGGCTGGCCGGCCACGGCGTCAGGGCCGCGTTCATCAACTCGACGCTCGGCTCGGCCGAGCAGCGGGGGCGCCTGGAGGCGGCGTCGAGAGGGGCGTATCAGCTCCTGTACGTCGCGCCGGAGCGATTCAGCCGGCCGGGCTTCACGGCCAGGCTGGCGGCTCTTGCCGTCCGGCGCTTCATCGTCGACGAGGCGCATTGCATCTCCAGCTGGGGCCACGATTTCCGACCTGACTACCGCCTGATCGGCGGCGCGATGGAGGCATGCGGCCGGCCGCCGATCGGCGCCTTCACGGCGACCGCGACGCCGGACGTCCGGGTCGACATCGCGTCCAACCTGGGCCTGCGTGATCCGCTGGTCATGGTCACCGGCTTCAACCGGCCCAACCTGAAGCTCGCCGCCGTCGCGGCCCGCGGGCGCGAGGGGCGGATCGAGGAACTCCGGCGCCGCCTGAATCCCGGCGATGGACGCGCGCTCGTCTACACCGGGACGGTCAAGGGCGCGGAGGACACGGCCGCCGCCATCAGCCGGTGGGGCTTCCCCGCCGCCGCCTATCACGGGCGGCTGCCGGACGTGAGCCGCCGCCGGATCCAGGAGGGATTCGCGGCTCGAGACCTCCGTGTCGTCGTCGCCACCAGCGCGTTTGGGATGGGCGTCGACTTCCCCGACATCCGGCAGGTCATCCACGTCGGCTATCCGGGCAGCGTCGAGGCCTACTACCAGGAGGTTGGACGCGCGGGCCGCGACGGCCGGCCGGCCCTGTGCCTGCTGATCCACTCGGCGAAGGATCGCGACCTCCAGGTCTATTTCATCGAAATGGCCTTCCCGGAGCTCAGCGACGTGATCAGCGCTCATACCGCCTACTCGAGGCTCGGAGTCTGGAACTCCGACCCTGAAGAGCTCAGGGCGCTCCTGCCGGACTCCGCATGGAGATCACTGGAGGCGTCGAAGCGGCTGCTCCAGACCGCGGGGGCTCTGCGGAGCGACGGCAGCGTCGGTCCTTTCGACCCCCCTCGACTCGACTTCCCACAGCGTGCGGCGCTGAAGCGGCACGCCTACACCAAGCTCGCGAAAATGATCGCCTTCGCTCAGCTGCGCTCGTGCCGCCATGCCTACATCACCGACTACTTCGGCGAGCCGACGGCCGAACGCTCCTGCCGTTCGTGCGACAACTGCGAGCACGGAGCGGTCGCCGCGGACAAGACCTCCCAAGTCGACGCCAGGTTCACCCGCGCCGCACTCGCGGGCGCGGCGAGATTTTCGAGCCGGGTCGGGATCGTCAACCTCGCTGCCATCCTGGCCGGCAAGGCGAACCGTTTCATTCGCGATCAGCCGTGGGTGGTCAACGTGCCCGCTTACGGGTCGATGTCGGAATGGAGCCCGGCCTGGATCCGCCGTCTGCTCGAAGAGCTGGTGGCGGCCGGTTGCCTCGCTCAAAGCTCGGGCCAGTACCCGATGGTCGGGCTGACCGAGCGCGGGCGCGCCATTCTCGGCGGCTTGGAGACGATCGAGGTCGCGATCGAGCAGGACCACCAAGCGGCCCTCAGCCCCGGCCCGGATCCGGTCCTTTTCCAGCGCCTTCGCGCCTGGCGGGCTGAGGTCGCCCGCCGTCAGGGAGTGCCTGCCTACGTCGTGTTTCACGACCGGACGCTGTCCGAGCTGGCCGCTCGACGGCCCGCGGACCTGGTCGCCATGGGGACTCTGCCCGGCATCGGCCGATCCAAGCTCGAGCGCTATGGCGCCGCCGTCCTGGAAATCTTGGCGGCGCCAGATGACTAGGCGAGCTGGTGCTTGCCGGTTCGGGCGGCCGAGAGGGGCGAGCTGGTGCTTGCCGGTTCCGGCGGCCCCCTCACCGAGAGGGGCGAGCTGGTGCTTGCCGGTTCGGGCGGCCAATAGGGGCGAGCTGGTGCTTGCCGGTTCCGGCGGCCCCTCCCCAATAGGGGCGAGCTGGTGCTTGCCGGTTCCGGCGGCCCCCTCACCGGGCCTCTCCCCAAGGGGAGAGGGCATTTATTATTGACGCATTGCGCCATAAAACCGTTGACCTGGAAGGGCCGGTTCACTACGTCGACTTCGGGGGCGACGGCAAACCGCTGCTCATGGTCCACGGGCTTGGCGGCAGCGCTCTCAACTGGATGTCCGTCGGGCCCGAGGTGGCCAAGACCCACCACGCCCTGGCGCTCGACCTGGCAGGCTTCGGGCGTACCCCGCTGTTCAAGCGCTCCGCGGCGGTCGGCGCCAACGCGGAACTGGTCCACTCGTTCATCGAGAACGTGATCGGCGAGCCGGTGGTGCTGATGGGCAACTCGATGGGAGGCCACATCGCGATCCTCGAAGCTGCCGACCACCCGGACTGGGTGACGACGCTGGTCCTGGTCGACCCCGCGATCCCCGGCGTCCGGGTCCAGCGGCCCAAGCCGGCCATGCTCGGAGTCATGGCTGCGCTGTCGATCCCCGGCCTCGCTCAAACCCTGCTCGACCGGCGGGCGCGGGAGCTCGGCGCCGAGCGCCTGGTGCGCGAGACGCTCGCCCTGGTCTGCGCGGACCCGTCTTGCGTCGATCCCGCGGTCGTCGCGGCGCATGTCCAGCTGACGCGTGAGCGAGAGCGCCTGGGACGCCAGAACGGCCGGGCCTTCCTGCAGGCGACGCGCTCGATCGCGTTCCGCATGGCGGATCCACGCTTCTGGGCGCGGGCCGCCCACGTGACAGCACCAACGCTCGTGATCCACGGCGACCTCGATCGACTCATTCCGATCGCCGCCGCCCGTAAGCTCGCCCGCCGGCGGCCGGAATGGACGCTCAAGGTGCTCGAGGGAGTCGGCCATGTGCCGATGATGGAAACGCCCGGCCTATTCATGAACGCTCTGAA contains the following coding sequences:
- a CDS encoding amidase codes for the protein MIALMVCGGISGEDNSPGTNPAPFRRENCVMELQLARQRISQRADLNAFISISAEEGGGPVVAVKDLVDVAGMVTTAGGVILPDRAADRDAPVVRRIRREGCVVVGKTNLHEFALGVTGVNPHHGTVRNPHDPSRVAGGSSGGSAAAVAAGMCDWAIGSDTGGSIRIPASLCGVVGFKPAFGSIDIAGVIPLSQSLDTLGPMAPDLGGAARAFAMMSGEAVTADRLQRPRLAVPAGWVSGLDEPTDDAWRRVAAGVPEIEFVDRDLLFRTGLTILLVEAATYHRRWVGECPEKYGADVLGHLQRGLGLLAVDYEEARLERPRLREAAMRAMDGIDALLVPATAIVAPPVDAGNEVREPLSRFTRPFNTTGQPVVALPAPVDGLPVGIQVVGRTNVDTLRAAMWLEREWRNTEA
- a CDS encoding cold shock domain-containing protein yields the protein MPTGTIKKLVSDRGFGFIAAEDGREYFFHRTGLDSSVNFDSLAGGERVSFEIEPSQKGPRANRIKLA
- a CDS encoding alpha/beta hydrolase, which encodes MKLWDPLALRELTALLRDPVFRGRGVPRGDGRPVLLVPGFLSGDWSLRVLHGWLGRIGYSPHLSGILFNVHHSERMLAGLRHRLAEIERQSGRRVSVVGHSRGGLLAKVLSQRRPQSVEQVIALGSPLADFTDLALITRAAVGVVKTANEIGYGRRLRAEGRFEHDLELAPVVPTTSIYTRSDDVVNFRSCLRPDIPAISVWGSHNGLVVNPEVYRLLGRLLARPRRPAG
- a CDS encoding ATP-dependent DNA helicase RecQ, producing the protein MTPEQVLNDVFHLESFRPGQAEVVAAQMSGRDVLAVAPTGSGKSLSYWVPAILGDGLTVVVSPLIALMKDQVDRLAGHGVRAAFINSTLGSAEQRGRLEAASRGAYQLLYVAPERFSRPGFTARLAALAVRRFIVDEAHCISSWGHDFRPDYRLIGGAMEACGRPPIGAFTATATPDVRVDIASNLGLRDPLVMVTGFNRPNLKLAAVAARGREGRIEELRRRLNPGDGRALVYTGTVKGAEDTAAAISRWGFPAAAYHGRLPDVSRRRIQEGFAARDLRVVVATSAFGMGVDFPDIRQVIHVGYPGSVEAYYQEVGRAGRDGRPALCLLIHSAKDRDLQVYFIEMAFPELSDVISAHTAYSRLGVWNSDPEELRALLPDSAWRSLEASKRLLQTAGALRSDGSVGPFDPPRLDFPQRAALKRHAYTKLAKMIAFAQLRSCRHAYITDYFGEPTAERSCRSCDNCEHGAVAADKTSQVDARFTRAALAGAARFSSRVGIVNLAAILAGKANRFIRDQPWVVNVPAYGSMSEWSPAWIRRLLEELVAAGCLAQSSGQYPMVGLTERGRAILGGLETIEVAIEQDHQAALSPGPDPVLFQRLRAWRAEVARRQGVPAYVVFHDRTLSELAARRPADLVAMGTLPGIGRSKLERYGAAVLEILAAPDD
- a CDS encoding alpha/beta hydrolase; the encoded protein is MRHKTVDLEGPVHYVDFGGDGKPLLMVHGLGGSALNWMSVGPEVAKTHHALALDLAGFGRTPLFKRSAAVGANAELVHSFIENVIGEPVVLMGNSMGGHIAILEAADHPDWVTTLVLVDPAIPGVRVQRPKPAMLGVMAALSIPGLAQTLLDRRARELGAERLVRETLALVCADPSCVDPAVVAAHVQLTRERERLGRQNGRAFLQATRSIAFRMADPRFWARAAHVTAPTLVIHGDLDRLIPIAAARKLARRRPEWTLKVLEGVGHVPMMETPGLFMNALNGWGAHGIAREAATAS